The DNA sequence CTCTTCCTGGACCAATTCAGGGACGATCCTTCGACCGGCCACCAGGTTGACCAGGCCAATATGAGATACCCTTACCATTATTTTTCCCACAAGATAACTCAATCTTGAAACCTTATAGACGATTATCATAGGCACACCTATAATAGCCGCCTCCAGGGTTACCGTACCCGAAGCGGCGATAACGGCACGGGCCGCCTTCATAGTATCATAGATCCCGTCTTCAATAACCCTAATTTTAAGCCCGGTCGAATGGATAAAATCTTCAACGCATCTTCTATCGATAGTTGGAGCCAAGGGCAGGACAAACTGAATGCCCGGGATCTTTTCTTCTAATCTTCCGGCTGCATCTATAATAGAAGGCATAAGCCTGTTTACCTCCTGCAACCGGCTGCCGGGAAAGAGACCAACAACAGGCCGGCTGCGGTCAATCTCAAAATGTTTATAAAAATATTCCTCTTCAAAAGCCGGTTTAACCACGTCCAGAAGTGGATGCCCAACAAAGTCCACCTCCATCTGATGCCTGCGGTAAAACTCTACCTCAAAAGGGAGGATGACCACCATTCTATTTACAAGGCGCCTTATCTTTCCGACCCGCCCGCTGCGCCAGGCCCATACCTGCGGGCTTATATAGTACATAACCGGAATTCCCAGACCCTTGGCCTTGGCCGCTAAGAGGAGGTTAAAATCCGGATAGTCAATCAGTATAACCAGATCCGGCCGCTTATCACGCATGGCCTTTCGTAAAATACGCTGGGCCTGAACAATCTGCCATAGATGTGTGAATACTTCAGAGATGCCTACTACGGCCAACCGGGTAGAATCGAGGAGTGTTTTAACCCCGGCCTCGCGCATCTTTTCCCCGCCCAGCCCCCAAAAATCTATTTCGGGATTAATATCATGCACGGCCCGGACCAGACTGGACCCGTGCATATCACCGGAGGCCTCGCCGGCTACTATGAGGATGTTGTTAGCTGACCCGGCAGGCATGTTCCGGCAAGGACATATTTAGTGAGCGACCAAGGTTCTCTATAGTCCGATTTATTTGTTTCATAATCTTTAAGGCCACATGGAGGGCCCTTTGGCCATCCTCGCCTGAAACAACCGGCGGCTTCCTGGTTCGGACAGAAGAGACAAAGGCCCTGAGTTCTTCTGCCAGAGAGTCACTCTCAGGGAAAGAAGCGACCTGTTCCTCAATGCCCGGGAAACCATACATACCGTTTTGAGCAGTTTTCTTAATAACTACGATTTCCCTGCGTGCATAATCGACGGACAGGTAGGCGTTGGGCTGGAATATTCTTATCTTCCGCATATTTTTATTAGAGATGCGGCTTACTGTGACATTAGCCGTGCAGCCGTTTTCAAATTCCAGACGCACATTGGCTATATCTGTATTAGGCGTGATAACCGGTACTCCGACCGCATGGATATCCTTAAGCTTTGATTTGACGATATTCAGGATAATATCAATATCATGTATCATGAGGTCCAGGACCACGTCCACATCGATTCCCCGGCCCTTAAAAGTTGAAAGCCGGTGAGACTCGATAAAAAGCGGATTCTCAAGGTGGTCCCTTAAGGCCACTACCGCCGGATTAAAGCGTTCCAGATGGCCGACCTGCAAGATAAGATTTTTTGCCTTCGCCAGTTTAATCAACCGGCCTGCTTCGGACAGGGTACAGGTCATGGGCTTTTCAAGTAAAACGTCTATCCCCTGTCTGAGAAAATGGCCGGCGACCGGGTAGTGCAGAGTGGTGGGGACGACCACACTTACCGCTTCAACCTTTCCGATGAGATCCTTATAGTTAGTATAGGGTTTAGCCCCATATTTTTCTGCAATTTCATGGGCCCGTTTTTTGTCGATATCCACTACCCCAATCAGATCGGCCTCTGCCATAGATGCATATTTTTCGGCATGGTACTGGCCTAAATAGCCTACACCTACAACCCCGACTTTAACTTTCTGCATAAACTCTCCAAAAATGAATTTCACCGCAACGGGCAAAGGGCAAAGAGAAAAACCGTATCTTTCCTTAGCGTTCTTTGCGTCTCTGCGGTGAATAATTTACGATAAGTTTACAGGGCAATAACGGCGATTTTACTGCGGTCGGCCTCCCGCAGCATCTCCTCTTTTTCAAAAATCAATACCTTGTCCGATTCGACGGCCAGACAGGAGGCCCGTACCTCCTGCATAGTGCGGATGGTCTGAAGACCAACCGCCGGTAAATCAAAACGAAGATCCTGTTTCGGTTTAAGAACTTTTACCACGACCGCCCCTTTATTAGCCAGTTGCCCGCCCCGCCGGATAGTTTCATCCGTCCCTTCGATGGCTTCCACTGCCAGAACGACCAGATCTTTAACCACAATGCATTGCCCGATATCAAGTCCACCGATCTCCTTGGCCACTTTCCATCCGAATTCTACGTCGTTCATCTCCTCTTCCGTGGGCTTACGCCGGGTCAAAACACCCTTCGGCGACAGAAGAGACCGGAGAAACAGGGTTGATTCGCGGACTGTTATGCCCTCTTCCTCCAGGACACCGGCCAATGCCCGCAAGATGCCGTCATCCAGCCGGTTCTTTAACCTCGACCATACAGAAATGGCCTTCATATCCGGCCAAACCTTTCTATAGATATTCTTTTTATCTATACCCCCGGCCATGACCACATCGCGCACCCCTTCTTGCTTGAAGATATCGATTATCTTCCCCAACTGGCCCAACTTTAACCAGAAAATCTTATCTACAGTCTCAGCCAGTTCCGGCCTGGTCTCTCCTTTGTGCGCAATAGCTATGACCTCAAAACCTTCCCGGCGCGCCGCCTCGGAAAAAATGAGCGGGAACCTGCCACTGCCCGAGATGATCCCGATTTTCCTGGTCATTTTCTTGGAATGCCCCTCTTAGAGTTCTTAATAAAATCGATAAAGTATTGAACCTCTGGCACCTGCAAAACCTCTCTTTCTGCGGTTTCAACGGCCTCTTTGAGAGTGAGCGGCGAACGGACTATTAATTTATAAGCCGACCTCAGGGCATCTATGGCCTCGGGCGAAAAATTATGCCTCTTTAAGCCGATAATATTTATACCAAAGAGCTTGGCCCTCTCCCCTGAAGCTATAACGTAAGGCGGGATGTCTTTAATGATACCGGATAAACCACCCACAAAGGCATAACCTCCGATACGGGAAAATTGGTGGACAGCCACCAGGCCGCCCAGGACGGCATGATCCTGGATTTCCACGTGCCCTCCCAAGGTGGCGCAGTTGGCGAAGATAACATGGTTTCCGATCTTACAGTCATGAGCTATATGTGTATAAGCCATCAAAAAGTTATAGTCGCCGATCCGGGTGACTCTTCCACCGTTTTCTGTCCCCCTGTGAATGGTGACATACTCCCGTATAATATTGCCGTTGCCGATCTCAACCGCGGTAGGGTTCCCTTTATATTTCATATCCTGGGGAGCCGCACCGATAGTCGCAAATTGCGCTATCTTGCAGTCTTCACCGATAGTGGTGCAGCCCTCTATGGTAGTATGGGGACCAACTGTAGTCCGGGCCCCGATCTTTACATCATTGCCAATTATGACATAAGGACCGATTTCGACACCCTCTGCCAAAACAGCGTTTGTATCGACAATAGCTGTAGGGTGAATCTTCATGTGATCTCCTTTTTTCTATGCAGAATACAGATGTCAGAATCCAGAAGCCGGAATTAGAGGTAGTATTACGTTCGAATGTTATTCTGACTCCTGACTTCTGTCTCCTATCTCCTATCTCCTGTATTCCCAAGATTAAGCACCGGTATCATCCGACATAGCAGCCATCAGTTCGGCTTCAGCCACCAGCTTGCCGTCGACCGTGGCCCGGCCGGCCATCATGTACATCTTCATTTTTCGTTTCAGCATGGTTAAATCAAAGACAATCTGATCTCCGGGGACTACCGTCTTCCGGAAACGAACCTTATCCAGGCCGATAAAATAAAACAGCCTGTTTTTCATTTCCTCCTCGTTGGAAAGATAGGCCAGTATCCCCCCTACCTGGGCCATAGCCTCTAAAATCAGCACCCCTGGCATGATCGGCTGACCCGGAAAGTGGCCCTGAAAAAATGGTTCGTTAATAGTGACATTCTTAAGGCCTTTTATCGATTCTCCCGACTTGCACTCCAGGATTTTATCTACCAATAAAAATGGGTACCGATGCGGTAATATCTTCAATATCTCTCTGATGTTTATCTTGTTTGTTTCCATGTTCATTTCTCATGTCCCCCTGCATTCTTTTCCAGGTTGGCGATTCTCTTCTTAAGATCACGGACTTCTTTAAGAAGATCAGGTAAACGTCGATAGACAGCGCTGGCTTTTAACCACTCCTGGTGTGAAATGGCCGGGATGCCGGAGACTGTCGAATCTTCCGGCAGGGAACCCGGCACGCCTGATTTTGCCCCGACCATAACCCGGTCGCCGATTTTAATGTGTCCGGCCACCCCTACCTGTCCGGCCAGAATGACGTTGTTGCCGATCTCCACGCTGCCGGAAATACCCACTTGAGAAATGAGAAGCGTGTCTTCTCCGACTATCACATTGTGAGCCACCTGGACCAGATTATCAATCTTTGTGCCACGCTTAATCCACGTCTTTCCCATGGCGGCCCGGTCAATAGTGGTATTGGCGCCAATCTCTACTTCGTCATCAATCTGCACAATGCCAAGTTGCGGGATCTTAACATGTTTAGCCTCATCCCTGGCATAACCAAAGCCATCGCTGCCGATTACCACCCCACTGTGTATTATGACCCGCGCGCCGATAATACACCTATCCATTATGGTTACATTCGGATAGATAGTACTCCCCTCGCCGATAGAAACCTCGTTTCCGATATACACTCCGGGATAAATGGTAACTCCCGACTCAACTCGCACATTGTCTCCAATATAGACAAAGGGATATATGCTGACGTTGGGATTAATCCGGCAGTCTTTGCCCATCCAGGCCTCTTTACTTATGCCCCTTGCCTCAAATGGCCTGGTGCTGAAAAGGGCGGCTGCCCGGGCATAGGCCAGATAAGGGTTCTCTGTCCTTATAATGGGTACACGAGCCCCGGTCACCTCCATAGG is a window from the Desulfovibrionales bacterium genome containing:
- the lpxB gene encoding lipid-A-disaccharide synthase; amino-acid sequence: MPAGSANNILIVAGEASGDMHGSSLVRAVHDINPEIDFWGLGGEKMREAGVKTLLDSTRLAVVGISEVFTHLWQIVQAQRILRKAMRDKRPDLVILIDYPDFNLLLAAKAKGLGIPVMYYISPQVWAWRSGRVGKIRRLVNRMVVILPFEVEFYRRHQMEVDFVGHPLLDVVKPAFEEEYFYKHFEIDRSRPVVGLFPGSRLQEVNRLMPSIIDAAGRLEEKIPGIQFVLPLAPTIDRRCVEDFIHSTGLKIRVIEDGIYDTMKAARAVIAASGTVTLEAAIIGVPMIIVYKVSRLSYLVGKIMVRVSHIGLVNLVAGRRIVPELVQEEVNGQRIAEEVYKIIVHDKYRRTMKNELEGVKNRLGEPGASTRAAEIICQMVRESEVQTV
- the lpxI gene encoding UDP-2,3-diacylglucosamine diphosphatase LpxI (LpxI, functionally equivalent to LpxH, replaces it in LPS biosynthesis in a minority of bacteria.), with the protein product MTRKIGIISGSGRFPLIFSEAARREGFEVIAIAHKGETRPELAETVDKIFWLKLGQLGKIIDIFKQEGVRDVVMAGGIDKKNIYRKVWPDMKAISVWSRLKNRLDDGILRALAGVLEEEGITVRESTLFLRSLLSPKGVLTRRKPTEEEMNDVEFGWKVAKEIGGLDIGQCIVVKDLVVLAVEAIEGTDETIRRGGQLANKGAVVVKVLKPKQDLRFDLPAVGLQTIRTMQEVRASCLAVESDKVLIFEKEEMLREADRSKIAVIAL
- a CDS encoding Gfo/Idh/MocA family oxidoreductase, which encodes MQKVKVGVVGVGYLGQYHAEKYASMAEADLIGVVDIDKKRAHEIAEKYGAKPYTNYKDLIGKVEAVSVVVPTTLHYPVAGHFLRQGIDVLLEKPMTCTLSEAGRLIKLAKAKNLILQVGHLERFNPAVVALRDHLENPLFIESHRLSTFKGRGIDVDVVLDLMIHDIDIILNIVKSKLKDIHAVGVPVITPNTDIANVRLEFENGCTANVTVSRISNKNMRKIRIFQPNAYLSVDYARREIVVIKKTAQNGMYGFPGIEEQVASFPESDSLAEELRAFVSSVRTRKPPVVSGEDGQRALHVALKIMKQINRTIENLGRSLNMSLPEHACRVS
- the lpxD gene encoding UDP-3-O-(3-hydroxymyristoyl)glucosamine N-acyltransferase is translated as MKTLKEIAEYCHGSLVGDGDLIITGIASLDEAMDGQISFVAHRKYLTKMETTRASALIVPMEVTGARVPIIRTENPYLAYARAAALFSTRPFEARGISKEAWMGKDCRINPNVSIYPFVYIGDNVRVESGVTIYPGVYIGNEVSIGEGSTIYPNVTIMDRCIIGARVIIHSGVVIGSDGFGYARDEAKHVKIPQLGIVQIDDEVEIGANTTIDRAAMGKTWIKRGTKIDNLVQVAHNVIVGEDTLLISQVGISGSVEIGNNVILAGQVGVAGHIKIGDRVMVGAKSGVPGSLPEDSTVSGIPAISHQEWLKASAVYRRLPDLLKEVRDLKKRIANLEKNAGGHEK
- the lpxA gene encoding acyl-ACP--UDP-N-acetylglucosamine O-acyltransferase, yielding MKIHPTAIVDTNAVLAEGVEIGPYVIIGNDVKIGARTTVGPHTTIEGCTTIGEDCKIAQFATIGAAPQDMKYKGNPTAVEIGNGNIIREYVTIHRGTENGGRVTRIGDYNFLMAYTHIAHDCKIGNHVIFANCATLGGHVEIQDHAVLGGLVAVHQFSRIGGYAFVGGLSGIIKDIPPYVIASGERAKLFGINIIGLKRHNFSPEAIDALRSAYKLIVRSPLTLKEAVETAEREVLQVPEVQYFIDFIKNSKRGIPRK
- the fabZ gene encoding 3-hydroxyacyl-ACP dehydratase FabZ; translation: MNMETNKINIREILKILPHRYPFLLVDKILECKSGESIKGLKNVTINEPFFQGHFPGQPIMPGVLILEAMAQVGGILAYLSNEEEMKNRLFYFIGLDKVRFRKTVVPGDQIVFDLTMLKRKMKMYMMAGRATVDGKLVAEAELMAAMSDDTGA